In the Arachis stenosperma cultivar V10309 chromosome 8, arast.V10309.gnm1.PFL2, whole genome shotgun sequence genome, ttaaatttgagatatttgcattaaaaaacactaaatagacaatactaattaataataaactcATAGGAAGTTAAAAAATGTTAAAGTACATGTCAACTTTTTTTTCCCTTAAGATTCTAGGATATATTGGCACAATAATCTCATTTTCCAGATTATTATCTATCTTCTCTCCATGCAAAATAACGTTGCATGTaccttaattattaattattgttaacAATAATGTTATTTATAAAGTTTATTGTCAACAAATAAAGAgatttttcatcaaaattatTCATATTCTTTAATTTCTATTCATCTCTCGTAATTTGACCTTACATATCTATGACCGATATATTGGATTTCTATGCTCATCAAAGTCATTGTGAATATTACAAAACCCCTATATTATCAGTCAATAATTCATATATAATAAACTCTTATTCCCCCAATTAATTTCCCACTACGAATAATGTAATATCTACACGGAGAGCGGGAGATCGATTACTTAGAGCTTGCGTATATAGCTTATGAAACTTATGCGACGAAAAATTCGATCATACCATTCTAACTAAACAAAATTAGTGCAATATATGGCCATGTTTTTTTTATAGTAGTTTTGTTATACTATGTGtattacacacacacacatatataatGTCAAACATTGGATGAATTCACATGTATCTAACTCGTTGCATATATACACATAAACAAAACATTTTTTTTCCCGGGTCTTAATTAACGCTGATGATAATCATGGTTGAGCACAACATGCATGGAGACAAGGATAGAACACAGCTCGTATTTATTGAGGTTGGAGGCTTACATAATGTGGCCACGATGTCAAGTATcaaatacatacatatatatctcTAGTCTTGCGGTTCATGTGACTTGAGGCAGGTGCTGGGTTCCACGACTTTAATTGCCACTGAATTTTTGCATGCATGTTGCCCTAGCAAGACAACTCAATACCAACAAATTCTACTGAAAAGCTTATACATACAAATAAACTTTTCATCACCCATATGCTTCTCCCACTGCAttcattttatatctatatatgCGTGTATGTGCTTCCCAATTGACCAATGGATTTCTAGTTTTACCTTCTAATAATAATAGGTTGACTCAGACTGTAAAGAGATGTAATATTAGTCAACTAAATTATGATAAGTTAGTTATTTTGTTTCGGGTTAGTTAGGTAGTTTTTCCTTTCTCTAATTAACTctagtttttatttttcatacatTGTTCATCACTCACTTGAGTTTGTTGTAGAAACCTTTACACACATATATGTGAAATAATGTTGGCATGGTGTTTGGTAGAAATTAAATGCACcgtaataattaaaaataattagttaaaaacttataaatttaactaacacctaatatgtattttaaggacaaatattaaaattattaattaaaaaaaattatataaaaatttataataaaatttaaatctttaatatatttgttttgtatttattattagaGTAATTACTTAAATCAgtctccaaaaattttaaaagtggacattttagtttttaaaaaaaaattaatacacagatcaATTTTTAAAGTTTTACTTCGATAGACAAATTAGTCTCCAGTTCATTTTTCGACAGAATAATTATCTAAATCAGTCTCCCAAAATTCTAAAAACAGACATTTTAGTcccaaaaaaataatacatagatcaattttaaaattttattccgACAGATAAATCAATCCTCATATaacactttttaaattttaaatgttttataatttaaattatatttatgttgTGATAAGAAGATGATGTAGATGCCCATTTATTATGGGCGGTTCAAATTctctaaaataaataacattaaaaagatattgaaaaaGCAAGCATGTTATCTCTATAAATAGTGGAATGTAGTTTCACATTCATTCACACAATTAATAACAAAATCTTATCTCTCTTTATACTGTTAATActctcttttctttcccttttatATATACGATACTACATatattagttatatatatatatatatatatatatgaattactTCTATTAAAATTTTGAGATAGTTATATGAGAGAATATCAATACTAGAGTATCTTATTTATACTTCTTTATTATATCattcatatttatttattttacaataatttatttatattttagtgcagatcaaatcaaaattttgacAATCTAATCCACAATAACTTTTTATTTGTATCTAATACAATTCTTAtctatttaataaattattttttacctTATTAAAATTTGTCAAAGATAAATCGCACAAAAAAACTACTATTGCCTATAACAATTTATGCATTATCACACTTTTTCAAAAACCGCTGCTTGCATATAAACTATTGCTGTCTATAGCAATTTTTATATACAtcattttaaacataaattaCAGTTATCGATAGCAGTTTACGTTGATTTTGAAACCGCTAATACTAATAGCGTAAATATGTAAAAAGTTATAATTGCATCTTGAGTTTAAAAAAGTTATAatctaataatattaatttgtaattattttatttgagtaaCTATCAAATATATATCTCATATCATATATATACTTCTTTTTTGAGTAGACTAGCAAAAccactacttctccctctttaGATCCATCTCTGGCATAgcaattaaataataaagtctttcagaatttttactttaataataaccttaacatatatttttaagcACGTGTTAACtgaattcaaaatataattggatccgttaataatttaatttaaaaagttaattagtaTGCAGGCCCATGGACGTGAACATGTCTATTTGTTAAAAGCTAATCGATCTCATCCCTATGTCGTCTTGTAGCTACTATTCTTTCTTGCTTTTGTTGGTTGGTGCTTATACAACACAAATTTATTTGGTTTGGGCTTGTTGAAAAATAGTGTGTACTTAGTGAAAGTCCTTTCCTATGTACTGAATCCTTAATTATGGATTAGTCACAATCTACATGGTACGTTGTTGGGAGTCCAGAAAATTATTGACACATATATAGGCCTCCAAGATTGGATTCATGGCCTTTGCCTTCAACCATTTTCAAGTTTAAGGTATCACTTTTTACATTATTCTTGCGAGTTCTTTAGCTCTTTTCATGTCTAGATATGCGTGTACCTCACATCGTAGTTTGTAAATCGGTAAATCCTATAGCTTGTTATGTTTCACCAAACAACATATATCGTGTGTTATCCATTCATTATTTTGCCTAGCAAAgtcctttttaaaaatttcaatttttaattatacATTAAATACTTGGACTAGtgataaaaagaaataaaaaacataaaaataaaagataaaaactacaaaattttgaatgaaaaatatataagaaaaacaaaataaatgattaaatttaaagaaagcaataaatcaTTTTTGATATTATCAAAGGACTTTAAAATTCCAATACAAATACAAAAATGTtaaaagtaagaaaagaaaaatttggtagaaaagtaaatttgcagaaaaaaaaaatattacaagaaattaaaaaaaagtgtaAAAGACATGGAAAGaatctaaagaaaaagaaaactctTAGCAAATTTAAAAAGTCGTTAGGGATATAAGTGCGCGTGAGTGTTTTTTGAAACGAATTCCAATCCTTATTCCTTCTAAGTTATGTCTATTTAGCTATTTTCAACCAATCAAAATTTCTTCACGTGCTCCACATACAAAGAAACCAAACATATCTGCTCCCACAACAATAATAGTGTGATAACCGTCTTCAACTGCCTCGATTATTAGTCTCCCCGTTGCTTAGATCATAAATTCTCATTTTTCGTTATGCATCTTCGATCATCCTAACTGGCTCATTGATGACCCTCATATAAGCTTGTtaacatatttttattatatttagcGGGTATATTTGATATTTGATCCGATCCAATCCGAAAATGTGCGGATCAGATAGAATCCAAGTTTAAAAAATACGGATAATAGATCCAATAAATTTAGTGCAAAACAGATTTTGACCATATTCAATCCGCGTTCACCCTGATCGATCAAGACCTAACTGAATCTTAAAAAACCTTTACGTTAAGAAACTAAGTTTAATCACCCTATTATAAAGTTCTTATCTAGAAAGAAGAACAGTTATCACTATCAGTTATACATATTTTATTTGGACAACCCAATAAAAAAGTTCCTTCTTTTATCTTGACTCAAATAACTtctattagagatataattattcatgtagttttttttatcagtttaaatttttaaaagaaataattttataatatgatattagaataatatatttgaaaggtttaaaattcaattattggtcaattttaaaaataaaaaaaatataatataaataaaaaaatctatataaaaattaaacaaacacaaaaaaaattcttacttaaaaaaaatattaaaaatataactatttatattATCTTCTCCTTTTATATTCTCATCTCTTTGCATTTTTTTTGTACAACTTAAACTTTTAATCTTGGTTTAcaactttttttaatataataatattaatgatGTATACTCATCATACAATGAGTTCGTTGAGTTAGAAACTTTAGCAAGGTCAGTTGCATGCAAGGTACTACGTAGTTTCATTTAATATAGTGGGTGAAAATTTAGCTACAACCTAACGACCATAAAAACAAGGTTTTGATGAGATAAGAATGCATTGACCTAATAATTTGGATTATCCATATATATAGAATTAATTTCCTTTCTTTGTGtgatataattataacaaattGAATAATTGATGAAGCTAATGATAACACCAAACTACTCTTGACTATTTTGGTGAAGCAAGTACAGAGAGGGAGGGAAAAAAAACAGAAGTGTGTGTGAAACATACATCAATAATGTTATTACCCGCGAATTGAACCCCAGCTTTTAATAAATACACATGCTGAATCAAAAAACTTTACCTTCATTAGTCAAACTAGGATTTCAATTCAACAAACACCGCTTTCATGTTAGCTAGGAACCTGACAATGGTATTCAAAAGTAGAAAAAGTATGGCATTATAATCAtcaaactttttctttttttaaattttccatCGCAGGGGATACCTAATTTAAGTAGTAGTAACAGGTAAGAAAACTGCGCCAACAGTAAGAATCTTTTCGGTGAGagcagttttttttttaatttctttcatcATTTGAATTGACAAAGCTGCTACCTACTATATATATAGGTGAAAGTGATAAAATAACCTCAGACCCAAAATCAAACTCATGTCGACATTTCACTGAATTCGTTCTCCCCTTGTTTAAAGGATTCTTTCTAAATAATAccatattattaattttttttagataatttcttttttttaatctcATTTACACGAAAAATATGCGGCTAATTTTTTCGTTATGAAAGTAGAAGTGGTGATATACTTTAACATTgtaatttttggtatttttcaaaactGTGAAAATAcacaaatcggagggtccgatttctatacctcaaattttttaattttttttttaaacacaaatcggACAGTCCGATTTGTTTACCTCTAGAAATCGGATGGTCCGATTTCTGTACCTCTAATAAATTGGACGGTTCGATTTCTACTTCTCTAGTTAAACGATTTCACATTTGAGTATAATACCCCAACAAtccacattttaaaaaaataccacTACCACTcctatattaaaaataaaaaattcaaaatacgCACTTATCTTGTTTATAACCTTTCATGTGCAAACGAGATGTTTagaaggattttttttttaaatctcgTTAACATAGTAGAAGTGATATAGATATAGTTTTTGTGTGCAATGTAaaagtgaattaaaaaataaaatataaaaatataaaaatataaaaatataaatacctATAAAAATACAGGCATCAGCAAATAGATATTTACTTTAGCTATTTAAAAACCCTTTGTTTATATGATGTGTGGAACATTTATTAATTATCACATCCATAGTATTCATGCTAGATCGATTCAGATGGGagtctaatttaaatatatatatatatacaataatataTTTACATCTTATAAAATGACACTAATTTTTCCTTACTAATTCAAAGAGACTAATGTAAGTATAACATGTATatagttaaaacttaaaagtgcGTGTAATTTAGCCATAGACAAAATAAAAGCAAGAGAGAACAAAACTTTTATTAAAGGGCAAAATTATTCGGTAGAAACCAACGCACAGTGGTCCCTCACGTCTATGTGAAGTTGCTATCAACTCGCAGGTACTATAACAGAGTTCTCATAAAAGAAAAGCTCCGAAACAAATAcgtttgacaaaaaaaaaaaaaaattgagtcaCCGGGACCATCCAAGTTATCACTAACACCTAATTCTCATAAATGAAACGGTCCTAATCTCTTGTTAATCACCtgcataattaattaattaataacggTTTTGGTCTCTCAAAATAACAATATTTTTATAGGCAAGTAGGAATAACATAAATAGTAATACTATatagtattaattaattaaggtaCTACTACatatacatttttattttgttcattCACTATGATACtgtatattatttatttattccttTACCAGAAGCAAATAGACAGAACCACCACCACACTTAACTACAAAACAGACACACAAAAATTCAACCCCTACAATTCAAAGTTATGTTTTGTCTTTTTGTTTGGTCTCCAAGAAAacccaaagaaaaaaaaaaaagaaaaaaagaaacttAGATATCTTATCTTCCCATAGCTCTCCTTTTTGTTTGAAGCAGCAGAGATTTAAATGAAGGGCCGTACCAAGATCACGTTACAGTGATTCTGTCCATCAAACTATTTACTCATGGATCAGTACATTGCTCTCTCAATATCTCACCCTATTATATATCTTGTCCTTAAAGACATTAATTAATCACTCTCAGAATGGACCAGAAAGAGGAGGATTAATTAATAAGTGATGATGTTATCTTCTTGTTGTGTTACAATTTCTCAGCTAGCATTGATGGTGAGAATGGAAGGagtggttgttgttgttgttgttgttaccATAAGCAGTGAACTTTGATCTTCTTTTGAGGTCCTTATTGTGTGTGGTGGGAGCAATGTTGGTTTTTTCACTTTCTTCCAAGCTCAGAAAATGTTCATCCAATACATTAACCGGTGTGTCTGAGCTTGAATTCACATTCAACACAGATGATTCGTACTCCTCTCTACCCATTTCCTGTATCACATTATAGCACTGCAACATGCTTTCCTGCATTTTCAGTAAATTCAACAGTATCATACCATTTAATGTTCATTTGATTCTAAACTAATACAACATGTTATGTCTCATGCCACATTATTATTGATTGACGAGtcagaaaaaaaatttgactttaaaattttttacttgcAATTCATTTAAGTGAACAAACAGAAACTTTtataaaagaaagcaaagaaaCATTCTTTTTACTCCACTGATATTAACCCCGGGTGATtccattaataataataaaaaaaagaacatagagaaactaaaagaaaaaggagCATTAAGTAGTAGAGAATGTACTTTATTTACATATGAAGAATCAGATATTGCTCTAAAGAAGCATGGATACTGAAAGGGAAACAACTCATGTGAAGCAGACAGTAGAGCTGATGCTGCAATTACAGATGGCTTGAATTCTAAAACCTTTATCTCTGCCAATCACACAAAAaacattcattcattcattcactCACTAATTGTTTAAATAATAATTGGTTAAGTTAATTATATGATTATGTACCTGTTTGTGACTTCAATATGATCTGGGAGGCCCTATCTTTGAGTACCTGGTTGAATGAAGGGTCATTGATGCCCAACAAGTTGATGAAGAAAGGGATGAATGAGAATGGTGTTATGGAACGCATACGCCATTGTAGTGTCCCCAACACAATGGTCTCCATTCTTTGTATTGTTTGTGCCTCAAATATGACACCACCATCACCATGATTGTTCACAAGAACCTAGTATGTAACACAATGCAATGTAACTAATCTCACTACTCTTTGGTTCTCATAATTAATAAGTATTTACCTGAACATCAGTGGGAGAATACTCTATCTTTAGCATCTTAGCAGCTAGAGAGAAGCAAGAGATTGCAAGAAGCTTGTTGGTCCATGGCTTTGGTTGCTATATGTCCACAAATACATAATCTAATGTTAGTTAAAATATTGTTCATATAACATAAAGAGTAGTAATTTAACTACTAAGTGAGGCCAATGCCATTGTTTTTGaatagaaaaagatatataGTATTAagtagtaattaaataatttagtgTGGGGTTACCAATATGGGTTGGTTGGCGAGATAGCGATCTAGGTAGTTGGTGGCAAGGTAAGGCAGAACAGGATCAAAGGTGCAGGACAACTGAAACAGAACATAAGGAAGCAATTGTTtcaaagaaagaagagaggaaagAGAGTAATAAAGTGATGAATTAGTGGTTGGTTACCTGTGATATGAAGGAAATGAGATTTGTTCTAAGAGAGATATCAAAATCAGTGGCCTTGAGAGTGTGGAAGTAATTGGAGGGAGGGATGTGTTCAGATTCAATGTGGAAGAGGGAGGAGACAGCTTCAAAGGGAAGGTTATGGTAGTTCTCATCAAAGGGGTTCTCAAGCTCAAACTccattattaaaagaaataaaacaaaGCCTTAATTTGTGTGAAGAAGGAAGTTGTTAAGGAGCAAGAAGGACATGCATCAGTGTATGTAGagacaaagaaagaaagagagatgacAATTTTTCTACTTGAAATCAAAGGTATATAATGTATGAATGCAGGGGAGTTGTTTCTCTGTTTAGTTGTCTGTGTGTGATTGGTaaataaaagatagaaaaatgGAGGGGGTTGGTCCCTACTCTTCTCTCTGTGCAGTGGTCACTGCTCAGGGCTGCATGAGATGAGAGCAATAGCACTACCATACCATCTCTCTAATAATCAAATCAATGCCTTGCCATCAAGTTAGGTTAGGGAGTTATTACTCAAACCCCAACACCTCTTATATATACacatattagtttttttttaacaaattaacaaaatattcaaacacataaaactattaaaagaataaaagaaggcctatataaaaattaaacaaactcaaaaaagatttttatttaaagaagAATGTTAAAGATATAATCATTTATATTAACTCTGTTATCGACTTAAACTTTTAAGATGAGTAATTTCATGATAActataaaaaaacataaatctAAGTTATTTTGGTATTATTATCAATAACTTAAAAGATCAAcaccattttattttctaaataattgttttaaaaaattatttcatttttttctaattaaatattttaaataaaaaaataatcaaccacttttttacttttttttataaataatgaTTGTGCAAGTCTCAAAACGTTGCTTTA is a window encoding:
- the LOC130946361 gene encoding putative cyclin-D6-1; translation: MEFELENPFDENYHNLPFEAVSSLFHIESEHIPPSNYFHTLKATDFDISLRTNLISFISQLSCTFDPVLPYLATNYLDRYLANQPILQPKPWTNKLLAISCFSLAAKMLKIEYSPTDVQVLVNNHGDGGVIFEAQTIQRMETIVLGTLQWRMRSITPFSFIPFFINLLGINDPSFNQVLKDRASQIILKSQTEIKVLEFKPSVIAASALLSASHELFPFQYPCFFRAISDSSYVNKESMLQCYNVIQEMGREEYESSVLNVNSSSDTPVNVLDEHFLSLEESEKTNIAPTTHNKDLKRRSKFTAYGNNNNNNNHSFHSHHQC